GCGGAGGTGTGGCCTTGGATGATCTGTTGCTGAAACGGGCCTTAAAGGAAGGACGACGTCGCGCGAACGTCACTGCGCGCGCCTTGGGGTTGGCCCGCGTGGACCTCCTCCGCATCAACGAACGCGGTGGTCGTGTGCGGCCAGTTGCCTATGCAGAGGCGAGGATGTCTAAGCCAGCGTTTCGCCCTGACGAGGCTCCCAAACCCCAGCGAACCCTCACGCTTGGTTTGGATTATTGCCTGCGCTGATGGTGGTCGACACACTCGAGTGGTGTTGTCTGTGCCCGTATGCCCAATCGCCGCCTCTGGTTGGTCAGCTTGCTGTTTGTGGCCTGGCTGATCTGGGCAGAGACCAGTTTTCAATTTTATGACCATGCTCTTGGTCGTGATTTGCAGCTCTCGGCGAGTCGGATCTCCTTGATCGCCGGAAGTTTCCTGGTTCCTTATGGTTTGCTGCAGATTCCCGTCGGGCGTCTGCTGGACCAGGGCCGAGTTGATCGCTGGATCTGGATTGCCGCTTTGATGGCCTCCGGTTTCAGTCTGACTTTTGCGTTCAGTACGGATCTTGTTGGGCTGATGCTCAGCCGTATGGGAACTGGAGTGGCCTGTGCTGTGGCCTTTCCTGCCTCTGCCTTGTTGGCACGTCGCGCCTTGCCGGAGAACAGATTTGCCTTGGCAATGGGCCTCACCGATAGCTTGCTGGGTTGGGGTGCCGTCTTTGCTGCTCTAATTCCGCTGGTTTTTCCGTGGACGGTTTGGCGCCAGTTGGTGCTCTTTCAAGCTCTTTTTCTGGCCGTGATGGTGGTGGTGCCCGTGATGGCCCTTGGTCGAGGTTTGCCATCCCCTGAGCCACATAGCCATGGACGCTTGCCCACCTCTGTTTATTGGGATCGTGCTGGCGTTGGCAAGGTCATCAAGGCTTGCTTGATGTACGCATGGGGTGGTGGTTTTGTGTTTGGTTTGGCCCAGTATGGGTTGATTTCAGGATTGCGTGTTTGGGGCTCTGAGCGCACGCAGTGGATGTCCCTGACGATGTCGTTTGGGATCGGAATTGGGATGGTGTTGGCTGGTTGGATTGGTAGCCGCTCAAGCCGCCGCGGGCTCGTGTTGCTCATCGGTACCGGCATGAGTGTGTTGGCGTTGATCGCCTTGCTCCAGCTTCCCAATCAAGCGGGAGGCCTGTTGTTGCTGGCAGCATTTGGCCTCGGTCTTGGGCTTGGCTCCTCGGTCCTGGCGTTCCCCATTGCTGAAGATGCAGCACCTCCAGGCCAAACCGCCCTCACTATTGCCATCGTGAATACCACTGGCACCGTGACGGGCGGGGTGATGTCGATCGTGTCGGGGTTGATCCTTGAGGCCTCAGGGCCGGGTGAGCTCAGCCCGGTCCTTGTCGTTTATGGCCTCTTTGGCCTGTTTGGCGTAGCGGTTGCGGCTTGGATTCAGTTCGGCAGCGCGCCTGCTCATTCAGCAGATTGACCGCTGCGTTGCCATTCCTTGAAAGCGAGTCTTGGAGCGCTCCACAGCGTGAACAACACCAGTGGTGTGACGGGCACCGCTGTGATCACGATGAAGGCTTGGAGGGCATCAATTGAGGTGCTGTCCCCTAAGCCCGTTCCGATTCTCAATAACACCAAGGTGAGGCTGCCGATCATCAAGGCCCAGAACAACCTCAACCTCTGAGATGGCTCATTGCGTCCGCTCACCACCATGGCGGCGGCATAACTCATCGAATCGGCACTTGTGCACATGAATAGCACCACTAACAGAAGCCCGATCGGGATGAGCAAGCCTGATAGGGGAAGGGCACTCAGGATCGCAAGCAAGGCGGCAGCAGCTCCGTTTTGCGCCAGTGCATCACTGATGCCTGACCCTGCGAGTTCCAGGTTCATTCCTGTTCCACCAAGCAAGGTGAACCAGAGATTGGTCACGATCGGGCAGAGGATGGCTACCGCGAGAACAAGTTCACGGATGCTGCGGCCCCGGCTCACTCCCGCCGTGAACAGACCCATGAGTGGTGCATAGCCCAAAAACCAGCCCCAGTAGAAAACAGTCCAGCTGTTCAACCAGGGTTCAGTGACGTCAGATCGCGGCATCAAGGCCATCTGAGGTAGATGCAGCAAGTAGGTCCAAAAACCGCTGAAAAAATGCTGGATCAGCCAGATTCCAGGACCGAGGATCAGCAACCCAGCTCCTAATACGAGCGTTAGCCAAACATTGAGTTCCGACAGCCACTTAATGCCTTTTTGGATTCCGCTCACGGTGGATGTGGCAAAGACTGCAGTGAGCAGAACCACCACCAGGGACTGAAGTCCGGCACTATCGCTCAGCCATGGGAGTTGTCCTGCTGCATTGCTGAGTTGCAGCGACAGGAAACCCAGCGGGCCAACGGTGCCTGCGATGGCCGCAACAACCGAAAGGCCATCTGCAAGATCTCCAATCGGACCATTCACCCAACCCTTGGGAAGGATGTTGACCAGGAGCGTGCGAGGCCACAGCGGTTCGCCTCGTTGTTCCAAAATGGAAAAGGTAATCGTGGTGGTGGTGGCCACGAGCGCCCAGGCGAGAAAGCCCCAGTGCAGAAAGCTCACGGCTAGAGCAGGATCAACAGCTGCCGCTGTGCTTCCCACCACTCCCTCGAAGACAGGGGAGGGGGTTTGAAAGTGGTAGAGCGGCTCAGCTGCAGACCAGAACACACCGCCGCCAGCTAGCAGGGTGCAAATCAAGACAGCACACCAATCGAAAAATTTCAGACTGGGCTTCGCTGTTGCTCCCCCAAGCCGAAGTTTCCCGACCGGACTGATGGCAATGGCAAGGGCGATCAGGAACAGCAGCATCACCATCCATTGCCAGAGCCCCCCGAGCGCGTGGCTGACAATGGTTTTGCCGGTTTCCGTGAAGTGCTTCGCTAACGCCAGATCGATGGCGGAGACCAGCAGAAAAATCAGAAGCGGAATGGCACCAACCCAAAGGGGTGGTTGGCTCAAAGACGAGCGGACTGGGGTGGGGGATTCAGACAAAGGTCGTATCAGTAAAGATTCAGGCGCGCACGGCGTCGCGTTGATGGCTCCAGCAGGAGATGTCTGCAGCGGGTTGATCGCCGCTGGCAAGACGGGCCAGAGAATCACCAATCAGCGGCGCAAATTTGAACGATTGGCCGGATCCACCTGCAAACAGGCTCAGTTTGGGGGTGAGCCGATCCAACACGAAATTCACATCGCTGGTCATGGAGTATGGACTCATCACCGTTTCCACCCGCTCTTGTACGCCGTCCAGTTCGTTAAACAAGAAGGTGTCCAGGAGCTCCAGGAGGCGGGCCGGCGCTTCGGTGCACATGGCGTTGGGTTCAGCGACGCGGAGCTCCTTGGGAGACCAGTCGATCCCGGCTTTGATGCGAGGACGCCCGTCAGCGGTGGTGCTGAGGGAGGGGAAGCCGTAATAAAGGCCTCCGTCATCGCCGCGCTCTTTTTGGAAGCAAAACCACTGGGGGTAGCGGCTGGCGAGAGCTGGATCCACGGTGTAATGGGCCCATAGCATCGGCCATATTTCCAGCTTTGGCGCAAGTCCTAATGGGGCCAGCAGAAGTTGACTCCAGATGCCGCATGCCACAACAACATGCCCTGCACTGATGTGATGACCGCCTTCGAGGGTGACGCCGCCGCCATCAGCATCGATGCTGCTAACAGGACTGTGTTCCTCGAGCTGGTGGCCTGCTGTACGAGCTGTGCGAACCCAATGGGCAATGACTTTGTCGCTGCGGACGGCACCAGCTGTGGGTTCGAACAGTCCGGTGAAATCGGCCTTGGGTTTCAGCGGGAAGCGCTCTGCGATCTGAGCGGCACTCAGGGCTTCGTAGGGGATGCCCTGATCATCCATCACTAAGCGAGCGCCGGGGATCGATCCTTCGATTGTCTCCTCATCCCAGCTTTCTCCGTAAAAAAGAAGTCCATGGGTGTCACGCAGAATTTCCCCTGCATGGGTCTCCTCTTCCCGCCAAAGGCGATTGGCTTCCTGCGCGAGACGGCAGAGCACTGGGTCGGAATACATCTCACGGAACATCCGGGTCTCGCCGAAGCTGCTGGCTCGCGCATGAGCCAGGGTTTTCCCTTCAAGAAGAATCACGTCGCTGATTCCTCGGCGTGCGAGCGATGCGGCACAGCTGAGGCCTGCCATGCCGCCTCCGATGATCACCACTGCTGCGCTGGCGGGGAGAGAGGTGGATGTCATGCGGCTATTCCGAAGCTGAGTCCTATGGGATCTTTACCGGTGTGGGCGGCAACTTCAACCAGAGCGTCACTGACAGTGAGGCCATCTCCTCGTTGTTTTAAGAAATCAGTAGCGCGCTGACGCACTTCATGGCGCACAAAGTCATACACCTGCTGAGGTGTGGCTTTACCCCAAGCCTCAGGCGAGAAGCGCTCGATCGAGTCGGCAATCACGGCGCCAGCATTCACGAGTGGATCGGGCAGGACGCGGATGCTGCGGCGTCGCAGATCATCGGCAATTTCGGGCTCTTGGAAAGGAGCATTAGCGGCTGGAACAATCGCTCTAACCTGAAAAGATCTTGCCATCTCTGGGTCGATCAAGCCTGAGATGGAGCAGGGCAAGAGGAGGTCGAGTTCCTGTTCCCACCACGCACTGCTGGGGGGGAGGGGTGTCGCTCCAGAAAGCCCTGCCCGCTTTGGATCCATATCAACAGTGAAGACGTCCCAGCCGTGTTGGATCAACGTTTTCGCCACCGTTCCACCCACGGCTCCACATCCGTGCACCAGGGCCTTGCCTGGCTTCGCTTCCGTCAGAGATTGAGCGAGCACCGCCTCAACGGCACCCACTGTTCCAAAGGCAGTGGCAGCGCTTGCATCCACAGGGCTCCCGACGGCGGCTAAAACATGGGGCGTGAGCGACATCAATCGCTCCATGTCTTGCAGGCTTGTGTTGAGATCACAGCCGGTGATCATCGCGCCGTTCAAGGATTGGAGTAGCTCAGCGGTGACGTTGATCAACTCATCTTTGACAGCGCCGGGTTCCGCAGCCCTGGCAACAATTTTGCCGCCAGCAAAGCCCGTTCCATAGAGGTCGTGCTTGTGAGTCATCAGACTGGCCAACCGATGCCCGTCGGCGATGCAGGCTTCATCACTGGAGTAATTGAGCAGCCGCAGTCCACCGTTAGCGGGTTTGCCGGTATCGCTGCTTTCGGCTACGACAAACACCGATAGATGATCGGAGACATGTTGAGCCAACACCGACACCGCAGGGGGGCCGGCGGATTGCAGAGAGGCCATGGTCATCAGGCCACACGCTCCATGATTTGGTGATGCTCTACGTAATCGAGACTCCACTCCTCTGGAGAATCGGCGATGCGCTGCTTGAGGCGCTCGTACACGAGATCTGCGGTCTCATCACCAGCTACTGAGGCGAAACTGTGTCGGCTCCAGCTACGAATAGTCGCCATCAGTCCCTCGGCGAAAGCTGCGGTGTCAGCGTCTTCGTTCCAACGCTTGCGATAGGGGCAGGGAACGTGAACGGTGCGCTCGTCAACGAGCCTTAGACCATTGAGGTAGGCCGCTGAAGTCTTGTCCTTCAGTGGGGCCATGAACTCCTCCGGAGACTTGTAGAAGTTCAGGATCGTGCCCTTGCGGTAGATCTCTTCGCTGATTACCCCTTCATCAGCGAGGCTGCGCCAGATCTGATGCAGCTGGTCGTGGACATTGCGCGTTACCCCGCCGTTGTGACCGAGGTAACGGCCCTCTTCGTCACGGGACAAATTCACGGTGAGGAGGCGGCCGCCTACGGCAAGCTCCACGCTGCGCAGCTCGAGGATGCTGGCCCAGTCCTTCATGGCTTGAGCGGTGAATCGCTCAAGGGCCTCTTTGTCGTCTGAGGCGAGCACGTGGGTGTGCGTGTTGAGTGGGCCAGGGGATTCACTCAACCAATGCATGGCTGTGGCTGAGAATCCGAAACTCACGGTTTCAGGGGCCACCAGTGGCTCATAAAAGCTGCGAGCACTCACCAGCACGGTGGGATTGGGGGGGCGCCCCAGCTGCTTGGCAATATTTTCGGCTAAAGCAACGTTGTCGTTACTTGGGAGGTCGTTGCCAATCAAGGTGAGATGGGCTTTGGGCTGGCGTTTGTGGAGCCGATCCAAGACCTGAGACCACAGCCCTACAGCGGTGCCGCCGTCGGCAGCGCCGTAATCCATCAGCACATGGCTGCAATCGTTCGTTAATTGTTCAACACAAGTCAGGGCCCAGTCCGAGGCGGCATCGATGCAGAGGCGTGCGCCTTCGGTTTGCGCGCTGTAACCCGTGGTCATGGCGATGGCCATAGACCTCGTCAGTAGCAAGGGGCACCGTACAGGGTTGTTCTGTTATGGAATTGGCGTCGCGCCCGCGTCTTGGCCTGGGTCGTTCTCGAGAAGCTTCTCCAGCTCTGGCTTTAGCAGGGCAAAGGCGCGACCTCGATGCCCGTGTTGTTTTTTGTGATCCTGCGTCATTTCAGCAAAGGTGAGTCCACTGTTTTTGACCTCAAACACGGGGTCGTACCCGAACCCTTGCGTCCCCCGGGCGCTGAAGGTGATCGAGCCTTCGCAGTACCCCTCAACTGCTGCAAGCACGCTGCCGTCAGGTGCTGCGATGCAAAGGGCCGCACTAAAGCGAGCCTGGCGGTCGGTGCGGTCTCCTAGCTCTTTGAGAAGACGTTCGATGCGTTCGGGGTCGGAGTTTGCATAGCGAGCGGAGTAGACCCCCGGAGCACCACCCAGTGCATCCACGCTTAGGCCCGAATCATCGGCGAGTGCCCAATGGCCAGTGGCTTCCGCCACGGCCCTGGCCTTGAGCAATGCATTGTCGCGGAAGGTGATTCCGGTTTCTTCCACCTGGATTCCATCGGGTTGAGGATTCACTTGCAGAGGCAATTCTTGAAGCAGGTTCGAAAACTCTCGGATTTTGCCGGCGTTGCCACTGGCAATGACCAGGACGCGGTTGGTCATATGGCGGCTGCAAAGGTGCGGGCCCAGCTCAGAACCTCCTCGACTCGCGACGGGCTGGGGGCTTCGCAGTAAAGGCGTAGCAAGGGTTCTGTCCCAGAGAAGCGCAGCATTAGCCAATGGCTTGGGCCGAGCCTGAGTTTGACGCCGTCTGTGGTGACCACCTCGACCACAGGACTTCCAGCGACCTCCTGGGGAGGAGTGTCAGCCAGTAGAGCTTCCAGCCTGCGGCGCGAATCCATGTCGGCGAGGCGGAGATCGAGGCGGTCGTAATGGGCCTCGCCACCACAACGCTCTTGGATGGCTGTCATGCGCTCGCCAAGCGGTTGCTTCCCTTCCACCAACGCTTCGAGCACGAGCATGGCTGCAAATAGGGCGTCGCGTTCTGGTAGGTGCATGCCAAATCCCACGCCGCCGGACTCCTCGCCGCCGATCAGCACCTCTCCGGTCAACATTTCAGCTGCGATGTACTTAAAGCCCACAGGCAGTTCAAGGACTTCCCGTCCCAGATCTTCCGCAACAAGACGCATGAGGTCGGAGCCGCTAACCGTTTTCACGACTGATCCAGGCAGAGATTTGGCACGAGCTAAGTGATCGATCAGCAGTGGCATCAACTGCTGGGTGCTGCAGAACCCTCCGTTTTCATCCACGGCGGCAATGCGGTCGCCATCGCCATCAAAGACCAGTCCAACGGCATTGCGGCCCGCAGCTTTTGAGGCTTTCACCGCAGCAATCAGTTCCCCCAGGTGAGGGGCGAGGGGTTCCGGCGCGCATCCGCCAAAGAGGGGATCTCGATTGGTGCGGATCTCGGTGATGAGATCCTTGGCATCGTCTCCCAGCAGCTCTTCCACGCAACCGGCTGCAGACCCATGCATGGGATCGACGAACACGTGGAGGCCCATGGCCCTCAGTCCCACGGTCAGAGCCTGGAGGTCCAATTTGGTTCGCAATCCTGCGAGATGCTCTCCGCGACCATCAAAGCGTTCGCAACTGCCAGCCATAGGCACCGTGATGCCTCCAGCGGCCAGCCGTCGCTCTACCGCTGCAGTGAAGGTGCCCTCGACCGATCCACCAAAGGGACCTTTGATTTTGAGACCAAGCCATTCCGGAGGGTTATGGCTGGCGGTAATCACCAGTGCTCCAAGCACTTGGCGCTCCACCACCGCCCAGCTGCAGGCT
The Synechococcus sp. CC9311 DNA segment above includes these coding regions:
- a CDS encoding FAD-dependent oxidoreductase; this translates as MTSTSLPASAAVVIIGGGMAGLSCAASLARRGISDVILLEGKTLAHARASSFGETRMFREMYSDPVLCRLAQEANRLWREEETHAGEILRDTHGLLFYGESWDEETIEGSIPGARLVMDDQGIPYEALSAAQIAERFPLKPKADFTGLFEPTAGAVRSDKVIAHWVRTARTAGHQLEEHSPVSSIDADGGGVTLEGGHHISAGHVVVACGIWSQLLLAPLGLAPKLEIWPMLWAHYTVDPALASRYPQWFCFQKERGDDGGLYYGFPSLSTTADGRPRIKAGIDWSPKELRVAEPNAMCTEAPARLLELLDTFLFNELDGVQERVETVMSPYSMTSDVNFVLDRLTPKLSLFAGGSGQSFKFAPLIGDSLARLASGDQPAADISCWSHQRDAVRA
- a CDS encoding MFS transporter; translated protein: MPNRRLWLVSLLFVAWLIWAETSFQFYDHALGRDLQLSASRISLIAGSFLVPYGLLQIPVGRLLDQGRVDRWIWIAALMASGFSLTFAFSTDLVGLMLSRMGTGVACAVAFPASALLARRALPENRFALAMGLTDSLLGWGAVFAALIPLVFPWTVWRQLVLFQALFLAVMVVVPVMALGRGLPSPEPHSHGRLPTSVYWDRAGVGKVIKACLMYAWGGGFVFGLAQYGLISGLRVWGSERTQWMSLTMSFGIGIGMVLAGWIGSRSSRRGLVLLIGTGMSVLALIALLQLPNQAGGLLLLAAFGLGLGLGSSVLAFPIAEDAAPPGQTALTIAIVNTTGTVTGGVMSIVSGLILEASGPGELSPVLVVYGLFGLFGVAVAAWIQFGSAPAHSAD
- a CDS encoding SAM-dependent methyltransferase; the protein is MAIAMTTGYSAQTEGARLCIDAASDWALTCVEQLTNDCSHVLMDYGAADGGTAVGLWSQVLDRLHKRQPKAHLTLIGNDLPSNDNVALAENIAKQLGRPPNPTVLVSARSFYEPLVAPETVSFGFSATAMHWLSESPGPLNTHTHVLASDDKEALERFTAQAMKDWASILELRSVELAVGGRLLTVNLSRDEEGRYLGHNGGVTRNVHDQLHQIWRSLADEGVISEEIYRKGTILNFYKSPEEFMAPLKDKTSAAYLNGLRLVDERTVHVPCPYRKRWNEDADTAAFAEGLMATIRSWSRHSFASVAGDETADLVYERLKQRIADSPEEWSLDYVEHHQIMERVA
- a CDS encoding phosphoglucomutase/phosphomannomutase family protein, producing the protein MVSSPLPLDASPIRFGTDGWRGILGVDITVERLLPVAVAAAQELLHQAPEGLNSRTVVIGYDRRFLAPELAEVVAAAVRGCDLEPLLTDTAVPTPACSWAVVERQVLGALVITASHNPPEWLGLKIKGPFGGSVEGTFTAAVERRLAAGGITVPMAGSCERFDGRGEHLAGLRTKLDLQALTVGLRAMGLHVFVDPMHGSAAGCVEELLGDDAKDLITEIRTNRDPLFGGCAPEPLAPHLGELIAAVKASKAAGRNAVGLVFDGDGDRIAAVDENGGFCSTQQLMPLLIDHLARAKSLPGSVVKTVSGSDLMRLVAEDLGREVLELPVGFKYIAAEMLTGEVLIGGEESGGVGFGMHLPERDALFAAMLVLEALVEGKQPLGERMTAIQERCGGEAHYDRLDLRLADMDSRRRLEALLADTPPQEVAGSPVVEVVTTDGVKLRLGPSHWLMLRFSGTEPLLRLYCEAPSPSRVEEVLSWARTFAAAI
- the rdgB gene encoding RdgB/HAM1 family non-canonical purine NTP pyrophosphatase yields the protein MTNRVLVIASGNAGKIREFSNLLQELPLQVNPQPDGIQVEETGITFRDNALLKARAVAEATGHWALADDSGLSVDALGGAPGVYSARYANSDPERIERLLKELGDRTDRQARFSAALCIAAPDGSVLAAVEGYCEGSITFSARGTQGFGYDPVFEVKNSGLTFAEMTQDHKKQHGHRGRAFALLKPELEKLLENDPGQDAGATPIP
- a CDS encoding Glu/Leu/Phe/Val dehydrogenase dimerization domain-containing protein, which encodes MTMASLQSAGPPAVSVLAQHVSDHLSVFVVAESSDTGKPANGGLRLLNYSSDEACIADGHRLASLMTHKHDLYGTGFAGGKIVARAAEPGAVKDELINVTAELLQSLNGAMITGCDLNTSLQDMERLMSLTPHVLAAVGSPVDASAATAFGTVGAVEAVLAQSLTEAKPGKALVHGCGAVGGTVAKTLIQHGWDVFTVDMDPKRAGLSGATPLPPSSAWWEQELDLLLPCSISGLIDPEMARSFQVRAIVPAANAPFQEPEIADDLRRRSIRVLPDPLVNAGAVIADSIERFSPEAWGKATPQQVYDFVRHEVRQRATDFLKQRGDGLTVSDALVEVAAHTGKDPIGLSFGIAA
- a CDS encoding BCCT family transporter; translation: MSESPTPVRSSLSQPPLWVGAIPLLIFLLVSAIDLALAKHFTETGKTIVSHALGGLWQWMVMLLFLIALAIAISPVGKLRLGGATAKPSLKFFDWCAVLICTLLAGGGVFWSAAEPLYHFQTPSPVFEGVVGSTAAAVDPALAVSFLHWGFLAWALVATTTTITFSILEQRGEPLWPRTLLVNILPKGWVNGPIGDLADGLSVVAAIAGTVGPLGFLSLQLSNAAGQLPWLSDSAGLQSLVVVLLTAVFATSTVSGIQKGIKWLSELNVWLTLVLGAGLLILGPGIWLIQHFFSGFWTYLLHLPQMALMPRSDVTEPWLNSWTVFYWGWFLGYAPLMGLFTAGVSRGRSIRELVLAVAILCPIVTNLWFTLLGGTGMNLELAGSGISDALAQNGAAAALLAILSALPLSGLLIPIGLLLVVLFMCTSADSMSYAAAMVVSGRNEPSQRLRLFWALMIGSLTLVLLRIGTGLGDSTSIDALQAFIVITAVPVTPLVLFTLWSAPRLAFKEWQRSGQSAE